The following are encoded together in the Scomber scombrus chromosome 7, fScoSco1.1, whole genome shotgun sequence genome:
- the LOC133983288 gene encoding glycoprotein endo-alpha-1,2-mannosidase-like protein → MARLRRKACIALFLFSLFIFGTMMGLRTLKPSDGFSDLAPGLELLPMIGGKMDRRSVSRDTTVSPGQAQPAGSNTKAVLSNSGPEGTIFYDVHIFYYVWYGSQHMDGKYIHWDHILVPHWDPKIASSYPRGRHMPPEDIGASFYPELNPYSSRDPDVLESHMEQIGASAAGVLVLSWYPPGLADDNGEPAEDLVPAVLDAAYRHNLKVAFHIQPYRGRSDQSVHDNIKYIIDRYGDHGAFYKFTTSTGKSLPLFYIYDSYLTPPESWSEFLSTTGSHSVRGSDYDSIFIALIVEERHKHDILAGGFDGMYTYFASNGFSFGSSHQNWKAIKAFCDGNNLIFIPSVGPGYIDTSIRPWNNHNTRNRVNGRYYETALQAAMNARPEIVTITSFNEWHEGTQIERAVPKKTVTRVYLDYQPHGPDHYLELTRHWAEQFNKEKEQYALERQRLPLEFCI, encoded by the exons ATGGCAAGGTTGCGGAGGAAAGCGTGCATagctctgtttctcttttcgCTGTTCATCTTCGGGACTATGATGGGACTGAGGACACTGAAGCCCAGTGACGGGTTCTCGGATCTGGCCCCAGGCTTGGAGCTACTGCCGATGATAGGGGGGAAGATGGACCGGCGCTCCGTGTCTCGCGACACCACCGTGTCTCCGGGTCAAGCCCAGCCGGCTGGCAGCAACACCAAAGCAGTTTTATCAAACTCCGGTCCTGAGGGGACAATATTTTAtgatgttcatattttttactACGTGTGGTACGGGAGCCAACATATGGACGGTAAATACATCCACTGGGACCACATCTTGGTTCCACACTGGGACCCTAAAATCGCATCCAGCTACCCGAGAGGGAGACACATGCCGCCTGAAGACATCGGCGCCAGTTTCTACCCAGAACTTAACCCGTACAGCTCGAGGGACCCGGACGTGTTGGAGTCCCACATGGAGCAGATCGGTGCATCTGCGGCAG GGGTTCTGGTGTTGTCCTGGTATCCTCCTGGCCTGGCTGACGACAACGGGGAACCTGCTGAGGATTTGGTACCAGCTGTACTGGATGCTGCATATAGACACAACCTCAAG GTTGCTTTTCACATCCAACCATACAGAGGACGGAGTGACCAGAGTGTGCACGACAACATCAAGTATATAATTGACAG gtACGGTGACCATGGAGCCTTCTACAAGTTCACCACCAGCACAGGGAAGAGTCTTCCTCTATTTTACATCTACGACTCCTACCTAACCCCTCCAGAGTCCTGGTCTGAATTTCTGTCTACCACTGGCTCCCACAGTGTGCGCGGCTCAGACTATGACTCCATCTTCATCGCCCTGATTGTGGAGGAGCGCCACAAGCATGACATCCTCGCAGGTGGCTTTGATGGCATGTACACTTATTTTGCATCCAACGGCTTCTCGTTTGGCTCCTCTCACCAGAACTGGAAGGCCATCAAGGCCTTCTGTGACGGCAACAATCTCATCTTCATCCCCAGTGTGGGACCCGGCTACATCGACACCAGCATCCGGCCGTGGAACAACCACAACACCCGCAACCGGGTCAATGGCCGTTACTATGAGACGGCCCTGCAGGCGGCGATGAACGCGCGGCCGGAGATTGTCACCATAACGTCGTTTAACGAATGGCATGAGGGGACGCAGATAGAGAGGGCGGTGCCTAAAAAAACTGTCACCCGTGTGTACTTGGACTATCAGCCACATGGACCTGATCACTACCTGGAGCTGACCCGGCACTGGGCGGAGCAGTTCAACAAAGAGAAGGAGCAAT